From one Streptomyces sp. R41 genomic stretch:
- a CDS encoding aldo/keto reductase, translating into MEYTQLGRTGLKVSRLVLGTMNFGPQTDEPTSHAILDSALDAGLNFVDTANVYGWGENKGRTEEIIGNWFAKGGERRDKTVLATKVYGNMAADGEAPWPNHDKLSALNIRRAVDASLKRLQTDYIDVYQFHHIDRATPFEEIWQAIDTLIQQGKILYVGSSNFPGYKIAQANEIAAHRSGTIGLVSEQCLYNLAERRAEMEVIPAAQEYGLGVIPWSPLQGGLLGGVIKKEISGGRRASGRAADTLANPTSRAQIQAYEDLLDKHGIEPGEAALAWLLTRPGVTGPIVGPRTAEQLESALRAVELELSEEVLTSLDEIFPGPGPSPEAFAW; encoded by the coding sequence ATGGAGTACACGCAGCTCGGACGCACGGGACTCAAGGTCAGTCGGCTGGTGCTCGGCACCATGAACTTCGGACCTCAGACCGACGAACCCACCAGCCACGCGATCCTGGACTCTGCGCTGGACGCGGGGCTGAATTTCGTGGATACGGCCAACGTCTATGGGTGGGGCGAGAACAAGGGCCGTACCGAAGAGATCATCGGCAACTGGTTCGCCAAGGGCGGCGAGCGGCGCGACAAGACCGTGCTCGCGACCAAGGTGTACGGCAACATGGCCGCCGACGGCGAGGCCCCCTGGCCCAACCACGACAAGCTCTCCGCGCTGAACATCCGCAGGGCCGTGGACGCCAGCCTCAAGCGGCTGCAGACCGACTACATCGACGTCTACCAGTTCCACCACATCGACCGTGCCACCCCCTTCGAGGAGATCTGGCAGGCGATCGACACGCTCATCCAGCAGGGCAAGATCCTCTACGTCGGGTCCTCCAACTTCCCCGGCTACAAGATCGCCCAGGCCAATGAGATCGCCGCCCACCGCTCCGGCACCATCGGCCTCGTCAGCGAGCAGTGCCTCTACAACCTCGCCGAGCGCCGCGCCGAGATGGAGGTCATCCCGGCCGCGCAGGAGTACGGCCTCGGAGTCATCCCCTGGTCGCCGCTCCAGGGCGGACTGCTCGGCGGAGTCATCAAGAAGGAGATCTCGGGCGGGCGCCGGGCCAGCGGCAGGGCCGCCGACACCCTCGCCAACCCCACCTCACGCGCGCAGATCCAGGCGTACGAGGACCTCCTCGACAAGCACGGCATCGAGCCCGGAGAAGCCGCCCTGGCCTGGCTCCTCACCCGTCCCGGCGTCACCGGCCCGATCGTGGGCCCGCGCACCGCCGAACAGCTGGAGTCTGCGCTGCGGGCCGTAGAGCTGGAACTGAGCGAGGAAGTCCTCACCTCGCTCGACGAGATCTTCCCCGGGCCGGGCCCGTCTCCGGAGGCCTTCGCCTGGTGA
- a CDS encoding recombinase family protein, with the protein MIRLVSKIITPAGHLIGYARISTEDQEAQLQRDTLTEAGCARIFEETASGKNADRPELAAVLDYLREGDTLCVWKLDRLGRSLIDLVSIVDGLRAKGVGFKVLTGALSSVDTTSADGRLFFQIIAAMAEFERALIKDRTVAGLAAAKAQGKVGGRPKAMDPKMIQRAEDLRAEGQSYGAIAKALGIGQATVYRALTGTAG; encoded by the coding sequence ATGATCCGGCTTGTGTCGAAGATCATCACTCCCGCGGGGCACCTCATTGGGTACGCACGCATCAGCACCGAAGACCAGGAGGCGCAGCTACAGCGCGACACGCTGACGGAGGCAGGCTGCGCCCGCATCTTCGAGGAAACGGCCAGCGGGAAGAACGCCGACCGGCCAGAGCTGGCAGCCGTACTCGACTACCTGCGTGAGGGCGACACCCTGTGCGTCTGGAAGCTCGATCGTCTCGGCCGGTCGCTGATCGACCTGGTGTCCATCGTTGACGGCCTGCGTGCCAAGGGAGTGGGGTTCAAGGTGCTGACCGGTGCTCTGTCCTCCGTCGACACCACTTCCGCCGACGGGCGACTGTTCTTCCAGATCATCGCGGCCATGGCCGAGTTCGAGCGGGCGCTCATCAAGGACCGGACCGTTGCCGGACTCGCCGCCGCCAAGGCGCAGGGCAAGGTGGGCGGGCGCCCCAAGGCCATGGACCCCAAGATGATCCAGCGCGCCGAAGACTTGAGGGCGGAGGGTCAGAGCTACGGTGCCATCGCCAAGGCTCTTGGCATCGGTCAGGCGACTGTCTACCGGGCGCTCACCGGTACGGCGGGGTGA